In the genome of Leptotrichia sp. HSP-536, the window AGTATTATGTTTTTGTCGTAGGAAAAGGTAATAAAGTTTCAAAAAAGGAAGTAAAAGTAGGATTGAATGATGATTCGTATTACGAAATAGCTTCGGGAGTATCAATAGGCGAAAAAGTAATTACTGTTGCTGATGAGACTCTTAAAGATGGACAAAAAATAAAAATTGCAGATCCATCAAAACAAAAGATGAAACCTAAAGGTGTAATATTTAAAGAAGAAAAACCATCAAAAAGAGGTGGAGGGCCTGGCGGACCACCAAGATAGGAAAATAAACTTTAGAGGTAAATTTTTATGATAAAGGTAAATGACATAGTAAAAATATATAAAAATGGGAATATGGAATTAAAAGTTTTGAAAGGGCTGAATCTGGAAGTGAAGGAAGGGGAATATGTAGCTTTTATGGGACCTTCTGGAAGCGGTAAATCTACTCTTATGAATATTTTAGGCTGTCTTGACAGCTTAACATCGGGAACATATATTTTAGATAATCAAGATGTTTCAACTATAAAGGGTGATGCACTTGCTGATGTTAGAAATAAAAAAATAGGCTTTGTCTTTCAAACTTTTAATTTATTACCAAAAATGACTGCAGTTGAAAATGTAGCTCTTCCAGCGCTTTATGCAGGTTTGAAAAAAGCTGAACGGATAAAAAAGGCAACGGAGGCGCTAGAAAGTGTGGGACTTGGAGAAAGAATACATCATAAGCCAAACGAAATGTCTGGGGGACAAAGGCAAAGAGTTGCGATTGCAAGGGCGATAATTAATAATCCAAAAATTCTTTTGGCGGATGAGCCAACGGGAAATCTGGATTCAAAGTCTGGAGAAGAAGTTTTGGAAATTTTTAAAAAGCTAAATGATAATAGAACGACGATCGTAATGGTTACACATGAGGAAGATGTGGCAGAGCATTGTAAAAGAATTATTAGGTTAAAAGACGGTGTAATAGAAAAGGATGAACTTGTCCAGCGTAGGAGAGGAGTGTAATACAAATGGATTTTATGGAATTGTTAAAATTATCAGTGTCAAATTTGTTTAGTTATAAAGTACGTTCTTTTTTGACAATGCTTGGAATAATAATTGGAATATCTTCAGTTATAATGATGTCTTCACTGGGAGCAGGAGTTAAAGAGAATATTACTGGAGATTTGAACAAGCTGGGAGTTTCAAATTTTGAAGTATCAATTGATACTTCACCAGGACAAAC includes:
- a CDS encoding ABC transporter ATP-binding protein, producing MIKVNDIVKIYKNGNMELKVLKGLNLEVKEGEYVAFMGPSGSGKSTLMNILGCLDSLTSGTYILDNQDVSTIKGDALADVRNKKIGFVFQTFNLLPKMTAVENVALPALYAGLKKAERIKKATEALESVGLGERIHHKPNEMSGGQRQRVAIARAIINNPKILLADEPTGNLDSKSGEEVLEIFKKLNDNRTTIVMVTHEEDVAEHCKRIIRLKDGVIEKDELVQRRRGV